A part of Nocardioides sp. WS12 genomic DNA contains:
- a CDS encoding transcriptional regulator, with protein sequence MVSSELGVSVSTLIGWSKDPDAFERRRASCARCGSARLPASAYAALLGFYLGDGHIARGPRYFALRVSCDNTYLSIIEDVAACMAAVHPNGRIAQLRRPGCINVQSTWQHWPCLFPQHGPGPKHKRPIVLDDWQRTIVEDHPGPFLRGLFHSDGSRVKNWARRPVAGQPKTYEYPRWQFVNASQDIRELCCWALDLVDIPWRQSNVRVISVSRREAVARLDELIGLKS encoded by the coding sequence ATGGTGTCTTCGGAGCTCGGCGTCAGCGTCTCGACGTTGATCGGATGGTCCAAGGATCCCGACGCCTTTGAGCGACGTCGAGCGTCTTGCGCCCGCTGTGGTTCAGCTCGACTCCCGGCCAGCGCCTACGCCGCACTGCTCGGCTTCTACCTCGGCGACGGACACATCGCTCGCGGCCCGAGGTACTTCGCGCTGCGTGTCAGCTGTGACAACACGTACCTGTCGATCATTGAGGACGTCGCCGCATGCATGGCGGCCGTCCACCCGAACGGCCGGATCGCCCAACTCCGCCGACCGGGCTGCATCAACGTGCAGTCCACGTGGCAGCACTGGCCGTGTCTGTTCCCGCAACACGGTCCTGGCCCCAAGCACAAACGGCCGATCGTCCTCGACGACTGGCAACGCACGATCGTCGAGGACCACCCCGGACCGTTCCTGCGCGGGCTGTTCCACTCGGACGGCAGCCGCGTGAAGAACTGGGCACGCAGGCCGGTGGCGGGACAGCCCAAGACCTACGAATACCCGCGTTGGCAGTTCGTGAATGCGTCACAGGACATTCGGGAGCTCTGCTGCTGGGCGCTCGATCTCGTCGACATCCCGTGGCGTCAGTCCAACGTCCGGGTGATCAGCGTGTCCCGCCGCGAGGCCGTGGCTCGACTCGACGAGCTGATCGGCTTGAAGAGCTGA
- the pyk gene encoding pyruvate kinase: MRRAKIVCTLGPATSSERRIRELVYAGMDVARLNMSHGSHEQHAEAYRLVREASDASGHGVGILADLQGPKIRLERFSGGPVRLARGQRWTITTRDVDGNAEVSGTTYKGLPGDVAPGDPILIDDGKVRLRVVEVTDTDVITEVLVAGTVSNNKGINLPGVAVSVPALSEKDITDLRFALHLGVDFIALSFVRNAQDAEDVRVIMREEGIMLPIIAKIEKPQAVENLDEVVDAFDAFMVARGDLGVECPLEEVPFLQKKIIVAARRNAKPVIVATQMLESMITSPAPTRAEASDVANAVLDGADAVMLSGETGVGEHPIHTVETMARIIAATESHALVDDTFSRFGRIEWDPHTRAGVITKAAEEVAQRVGAKYVVAFTQSGDSARRLARLRSSIPVLAFTPEARCRSQLAVTWGVEAFQTKTVEHTDEMVRQVDEELLKIGRVQEGDLVVIVAGSPPGIPGSTNALRIHRMGDAINEAAPAYRRR; encoded by the coding sequence GTGCGGAGAGCCAAGATCGTGTGCACCCTGGGGCCGGCCACCAGTTCCGAACGGCGGATCCGCGAGTTGGTCTACGCCGGGATGGACGTGGCCCGCCTCAACATGAGCCACGGCAGTCACGAGCAGCACGCGGAGGCCTATCGGCTGGTCCGCGAGGCCTCGGACGCCAGCGGCCACGGCGTCGGCATCCTCGCCGACCTGCAGGGCCCGAAGATCCGCCTCGAGCGGTTCTCCGGCGGGCCGGTGCGGCTCGCGCGCGGTCAGCGATGGACCATCACCACGCGCGACGTCGACGGCAACGCCGAGGTCAGCGGGACGACGTACAAGGGACTGCCGGGGGACGTCGCACCGGGTGACCCGATCCTGATCGACGACGGCAAGGTGCGCCTGCGGGTCGTCGAGGTCACCGACACCGATGTCATCACCGAGGTCCTGGTCGCCGGGACCGTCAGCAACAACAAGGGGATCAACCTCCCCGGTGTCGCTGTCTCGGTGCCAGCGCTGTCGGAGAAGGACATCACCGACCTGCGGTTCGCGCTGCACCTCGGTGTCGACTTCATCGCCTTGAGCTTTGTCCGCAACGCGCAGGACGCCGAAGACGTGCGGGTGATCATGCGTGAAGAGGGCATCATGCTCCCGATCATCGCGAAGATCGAGAAGCCCCAGGCCGTCGAGAACCTCGACGAGGTCGTCGACGCCTTCGATGCCTTCATGGTGGCCCGCGGCGACCTCGGTGTGGAGTGCCCGCTGGAAGAAGTCCCGTTCCTCCAGAAGAAGATCATCGTGGCGGCGCGGCGCAACGCGAAGCCTGTCATCGTGGCCACCCAGATGCTCGAGTCGATGATCACCAGCCCGGCCCCGACCCGGGCCGAGGCCAGTGATGTGGCCAATGCGGTGCTCGACGGCGCCGATGCTGTGATGCTGTCCGGCGAGACCGGCGTGGGGGAGCACCCCATTCACACGGTGGAGACGATGGCCCGGATCATTGCGGCGACCGAGTCCCACGCGCTCGTGGACGACACGTTCAGCCGCTTCGGACGGATCGAATGGGACCCGCACACCCGTGCCGGCGTGATCACCAAGGCCGCCGAAGAGGTGGCCCAGCGCGTGGGTGCGAAGTACGTCGTCGCGTTCACGCAGTCCGGTGACTCGGCCCGTCGCCTCGCGCGCCTGCGCAGCTCCATCCCGGTGTTGGCCTTCACCCCCGAGGCGCGCTGCCGTTCGCAGCTCGCTGTCACCTGGGGCGTCGAAGCCTTCCAGACCAAGACCGTCGAGCACACCGACGAGATGGTCCGCCAGGTCGACGAGGAGCTGCTGAAGATCGGTCGCGTCCAGGAAGGCGACCTGGTCGTGATCGTCGCCGGCAGCCCGCCCGGCATCCCCGGCTCCACGAACGCGCTGCGCATCCACCGGATGGGTGACGCCATTAACGAAGCCGCGCCGGCGTACAGAAGGCGCTGA
- the gltB gene encoding glutamate synthase large subunit produces MPYTHAFPPPEGLYDPRHEKDACGVAFVATLTGIASHDIVVKALTALRNLDHRGAAGAEINSGDGAGILMQVPDAFLRDAAVEAGFTLPAAGRYAVGTAFLPGDEGQVAKTRARIEEIAVEEGLTLLGWREVPINPSILGTMALSVMPTFSQLFVQANPFGGEPVSGLDLERLAFCLRKRAERETDVYFPSLSARTLAYKGMLTTDQLDNFFPDLVDERMASALAVVHSRFSTNTFPSWPLSHPFRFIAHNGEINTVMGNRNWMRAREALLDSDAIPGDLERLFPICTPGASDSASFDEVLELLHMGGRSLPHAVLMMIPEAWENHTEMSELRRDFYRFHSTMMEPWDGPACVVFTDGTQIGAVLDRNGLRPARYWVTEDGLVVLASEVGVLDLDPATVVRKGRLQPGRMFLVDTEEHRIIEDEEVKDQLASERPYGEWLHAGMIHLDDIPEREHIVHTHASVTRRQQVFGYTEEELRILLTPMANTGGEALGSMGTDTPIAALSEKPRLLFDYFSQLFAQVTNPPLDAIREELVTSLNGSIGPESNVLEPSPASCRQVSLPFPVISNDDLAKIRHINRDGDHPGFVTHVSRGLYAVEGGGAAMAARLDEICAEVSQAIADGARIIVLSDRHSTAELAPIPSLLLTGAVHHHLVREKTRTQVGLLVEAGDVREVHHVALLVGYGAAAVNPYLAMESVEDLAREGYYVKTEPEQAVKNLIKGLGKGVLKVMSKIGVSTVASYTGAQIFECIGLSQAVVDRYFTGTTSKLGGIELDVIAQEVAARHAKAYPPAGIAPAHRELEIGGEYQWRREGEPHLFNPETVFRLQHSTRTGRFDIFKQYTAAVDEQSEKLMTLRGLFRFKDAEESGRAPISVDEVESISSIVKRFSTGAMSYGSISREAHETLAIAMNRLGAKSNTGEGGEDADRLYDPERRSSIKQVASGRFGVTSEYLTNADDIQIKMAQGAKPGEGGQLPGNKVYPWVAKTRHSTPGVGLISPPPHHDIYSIEDLAQLIHDLKNANPSARVHVKLVSEVGVGTVAAGVSKAHADVVLISGHDGGTGASPLTSLKHAGGPWELGLAEAQQTLLLNGLRDRIVVQTDGQLKTGRDVVIAALLGAEEFGFATAPLVVSGCILMRVCHLDTCPVGVATQNPVLRERFSGKAEYVVNFFEFIAQEVRELLAELGFRSIEEAVGQVQTLDTVGAVTHWKAAGLDLAPILHKVDVAGTHFPDQDLRNTGTQDHGLDRSLDVTEILPLAQPALESGEPVRAQLSIRNVNRTVGTILGHEVTKKYGGAGLPDGTIDLTFLGSAGQSLGAFVPKGITLRLEGDANDYVGKGLSGGRIAIRPDRNASFRANEHIIAGNTIAYGATSGEIYIRGGVGERCCVRNSGATVVTEGVGDHGCEYMTGGRVVVLGKTGRNFAAGMSGGVAWVLDLKQNRVNGELVELGPVTGAHAEELEQIVRTHHEETGSEVAAELLADWTTALTRFTEVMPRDYRIVLEAKAKAEAEGLDEDGVAHAMMGALHG; encoded by the coding sequence GTGCCTTATACGCACGCGTTCCCGCCGCCGGAGGGTCTTTACGACCCGCGTCACGAAAAGGACGCCTGCGGCGTCGCTTTCGTTGCGACGCTCACCGGTATCGCCAGCCACGACATCGTGGTGAAGGCCCTCACGGCCCTCCGCAACCTGGACCACCGCGGCGCCGCCGGCGCCGAGATCAACTCGGGCGACGGCGCCGGCATCCTGATGCAGGTTCCGGACGCCTTCTTGCGTGACGCCGCCGTCGAGGCCGGCTTCACCCTTCCGGCCGCTGGTCGGTACGCCGTCGGCACGGCCTTCCTGCCGGGCGATGAGGGTCAGGTCGCCAAGACCCGTGCCCGCATCGAGGAGATCGCCGTTGAAGAGGGCCTGACCCTTCTCGGCTGGCGTGAGGTCCCGATCAACCCCTCGATCCTCGGCACCATGGCGCTCAGCGTCATGCCGACGTTCAGCCAGCTCTTCGTGCAGGCGAACCCCTTCGGTGGCGAGCCCGTCAGTGGCCTCGACCTCGAGCGGCTGGCCTTCTGCCTGCGCAAGCGGGCCGAGCGTGAGACGGACGTGTACTTCCCGTCGCTGTCGGCGCGCACCCTCGCCTACAAGGGCATGTTGACGACCGACCAGCTCGACAACTTCTTCCCCGACCTGGTCGACGAGCGGATGGCCTCGGCCCTGGCCGTCGTCCACTCGCGGTTCTCGACGAACACGTTCCCGAGCTGGCCGCTGTCGCACCCGTTCCGGTTCATCGCCCACAACGGCGAGATCAACACCGTCATGGGCAACCGCAACTGGATGCGGGCGCGCGAGGCGCTGCTCGACTCCGACGCGATCCCGGGCGACCTCGAGCGCCTGTTCCCGATCTGCACCCCCGGTGCCTCGGACTCCGCATCGTTCGACGAGGTGCTCGAGCTGCTACACATGGGTGGACGCAGCCTGCCGCACGCCGTGCTGATGATGATCCCGGAGGCGTGGGAGAACCACACCGAGATGTCGGAGCTGCGGCGCGACTTCTACCGCTTCCACTCCACGATGATGGAGCCCTGGGACGGCCCCGCCTGTGTCGTCTTCACCGACGGCACTCAGATCGGTGCGGTCCTGGACCGCAACGGCCTGCGTCCGGCCCGTTACTGGGTCACCGAGGACGGCCTCGTCGTCCTCGCTTCCGAGGTCGGCGTCCTCGACCTCGACCCGGCCACCGTGGTCCGCAAGGGCCGCCTGCAGCCGGGCCGGATGTTCCTCGTCGACACCGAGGAGCACCGGATCATCGAGGACGAAGAGGTCAAGGACCAGCTCGCCTCCGAGCGCCCGTACGGCGAATGGCTGCACGCCGGCATGATCCACCTCGACGACATCCCCGAGCGTGAGCACATCGTGCACACCCACGCCTCGGTGACGCGTCGTCAGCAGGTCTTCGGCTACACCGAGGAAGAACTGCGGATCCTGCTCACCCCGATGGCCAACACCGGTGGTGAGGCGCTCGGCTCGATGGGCACCGACACCCCGATCGCAGCCCTCAGTGAGAAGCCGCGGCTGCTGTTCGACTACTTCAGCCAGCTGTTCGCGCAGGTCACGAACCCGCCGCTGGACGCGATCCGCGAGGAGCTCGTCACCTCGCTCAACGGCAGCATCGGCCCGGAGTCGAACGTCCTGGAGCCGAGCCCGGCCTCGTGTCGTCAGGTCTCCCTGCCGTTCCCGGTCATCTCCAACGACGACCTGGCCAAGATCCGGCACATCAACCGCGACGGTGACCACCCCGGCTTCGTGACCCACGTGTCCCGTGGTCTGTACGCCGTCGAGGGTGGCGGTGCGGCCATGGCCGCCCGTCTCGACGAGATCTGCGCCGAGGTCAGCCAGGCGATCGCCGATGGCGCGCGCATCATCGTGCTGTCCGACCGTCACTCCACTGCCGAGCTCGCGCCGATCCCGTCGCTCCTGCTCACCGGTGCGGTGCACCACCACCTGGTCCGCGAGAAGACCCGCACCCAGGTCGGCCTGCTGGTCGAGGCCGGCGACGTCCGCGAGGTCCACCACGTGGCGCTCCTCGTCGGCTACGGCGCGGCCGCCGTCAACCCGTACCTCGCCATGGAGTCCGTCGAGGACCTCGCTCGTGAGGGCTACTACGTCAAGACGGAGCCCGAGCAGGCGGTCAAGAACCTGATCAAGGGTCTCGGCAAGGGTGTCCTCAAGGTCATGAGCAAGATCGGTGTCTCGACCGTTGCGTCGTACACCGGTGCCCAGATCTTCGAGTGCATCGGCCTCTCGCAGGCTGTCGTCGACCGCTACTTCACGGGCACCACGTCCAAGCTCGGCGGCATCGAGCTCGACGTCATCGCCCAGGAGGTCGCTGCGCGGCACGCCAAGGCGTACCCGCCGGCCGGCATCGCGCCCGCACACCGCGAGCTCGAGATCGGTGGCGAGTACCAGTGGCGTCGTGAGGGGGAGCCGCACCTGTTCAACCCGGAGACGGTCTTCCGCCTCCAGCACTCCACCCGTACGGGCCGCTTCGACATCTTCAAGCAGTACACCGCTGCGGTCGACGAGCAGTCCGAGAAGCTGATGACGCTGCGCGGCCTGTTCCGGTTCAAGGACGCCGAGGAGTCCGGCCGCGCGCCGATCTCCGTCGACGAGGTCGAGTCGATCTCCTCGATCGTGAAGCGGTTCTCGACCGGCGCCATGTCGTACGGCTCGATCTCCCGTGAGGCCCACGAGACGCTGGCCATCGCCATGAACCGGTTGGGCGCGAAGTCCAACACCGGTGAAGGTGGCGAGGACGCCGACCGTCTCTACGACCCCGAGCGGCGCAGTTCGATCAAGCAGGTCGCCTCGGGTCGCTTCGGCGTCACGAGCGAGTACCTCACCAACGCCGACGACATCCAGATCAAGATGGCGCAAGGCGCCAAGCCCGGCGAGGGTGGACAGCTGCCCGGCAACAAGGTCTACCCGTGGGTGGCCAAGACCCGGCACTCCACGCCGGGTGTGGGCCTGATCAGCCCGCCGCCGCACCACGACATCTACTCGATCGAGGACCTGGCTCAGCTGATCCACGACCTCAAGAACGCCAACCCGTCGGCCCGCGTCCACGTGAAGCTGGTCTCCGAGGTCGGCGTCGGCACGGTCGCTGCAGGTGTGTCGAAGGCGCACGCCGATGTCGTCCTGATCTCCGGCCACGACGGCGGAACGGGCGCTTCGCCGCTTACCTCGCTCAAGCACGCGGGTGGTCCCTGGGAGCTCGGCCTCGCCGAGGCCCAGCAGACCCTGCTGCTCAACGGCCTGCGCGACCGCATCGTCGTGCAGACCGACGGCCAGCTCAAGACCGGTCGTGACGTCGTCATCGCCGCGCTGCTCGGTGCCGAGGAGTTCGGTTTCGCGACCGCTCCGCTGGTGGTGTCGGGCTGCATCCTGATGCGCGTGTGCCACCTCGACACCTGCCCTGTGGGCGTCGCGACGCAGAACCCGGTCCTGCGCGAGCGCTTCAGCGGCAAGGCGGAGTACGTCGTCAACTTCTTCGAGTTCATCGCTCAGGAAGTGCGCGAACTGCTCGCCGAGCTCGGCTTCCGCAGCATCGAGGAGGCCGTCGGCCAGGTGCAGACGCTCGACACGGTCGGTGCCGTCACGCACTGGAAGGCAGCAGGTCTTGACCTGGCGCCGATCCTGCACAAGGTCGACGTCGCGGGCACTCACTTCCCCGACCAGGACCTCCGCAACACCGGCACCCAGGACCACGGTCTCGACCGGTCGCTCGACGTCACGGAGATCCTTCCGCTGGCGCAGCCGGCGCTGGAGTCCGGTGAACCGGTGCGGGCTCAGCTGAGCATCCGCAACGTCAACCGGACCGTCGGCACGATCCTGGGCCACGAAGTCACCAAGAAGTACGGCGGCGCAGGCCTGCCCGACGGAACGATCGACCTGACGTTCCTCGGCTCGGCCGGTCAGTCGCTCGGTGCGTTCGTGCCGAAGGGCATCACGCTGCGCCTCGAGGGCGACGCCAACGACTACGTCGGCAAGGGCCTCTCGGGCGGCCGGATCGCGATCCGGCCGGACCGCAACGCGTCGTTCCGTGCCAACGAGCACATCATCGCGGGCAACACGATCGCGTACGGCGCCACGTCGGGCGAGATCTACATCCGTGGTGGAGTGGGCGAGCGCTGCTGCGTGCGCAACTCCGGCGCCACGGTCGTCACCGAAGGTGTCGGCGACCACGGGTGTGAGTACATGACCGGTGGTCGTGTGGTCGTCCTCGGCAAGACCGGGCGCAACTTCGCGGCCGGCATGTCGGGCGGTGTCGCCTGGGTGCTCGACCTCAAGCAGAACCGCGTCAACGGTGAGCTCGTCGAACTCGGCCCGGTGACCGGTGCGCACGCTGAGGAGCTTGAGCAGATCGTCCGCACCCACCACGAAGAGACCGGTTCGGAGGTGGCCGCAGAGCTGCTCGCCGACTGGACCACCGCACTGACGCGGTTCACCGAAGTCATGCCGCGCGACTACCGGATCGTGCTCGAAGCCAAGGCGAAGGCCGAAGCCGAGGGACTCGACGAGGATGGCGTGGCCCACGCGATGATGGGAGCCCTCCATGGCTGA
- a CDS encoding glutamate synthase subunit beta: MADPKGFLKADREVATRRPVEERIQDWNEVYPGGIGRALLPIINVQASRCMDCGIPFCHQGCPLGNIIPEWNDLVFRNDWEGAIERLHATNNFPEFTGRLCPAPCETACVLGINQPAVTIKNIEVSIIDKAFDSGFVRPQPPEWLSGKTIAVVGSGPAGLAAAQQLTRAGHTVAVYERADKPGGLLRYGIPEFKMEKKHVDQRLEQMKREGTVFRSGVEVGSGALTGQALKDRYDAVVIAIGSTVARDLPVPGREFNGIHQAMEFLPQANRVALGETVEGQIRADGKHVVIIGGGDTGADCLGTSVRQGAASITQLEILPEPPGDRPAGQPWPTYPMTFRISSAHEEAGDRVYSVSTKEFVGDEDGNVRALRIVEVAFEGGKLVEKEGSEREIPADLVLFAMGFVGPEQPGLIEQLGVELDERGNVKRSNNYATSVEGVFVAGDAGRGQSLIVWAIAEGRAAAAGVDEFLTGSTQLPAPIPPTARPLVV; the protein is encoded by the coding sequence ATGGCTGACCCGAAGGGCTTTCTCAAGGCGGACCGTGAGGTCGCGACCCGCCGTCCCGTCGAGGAGCGGATCCAGGACTGGAACGAGGTCTACCCGGGAGGGATCGGCCGCGCACTGCTGCCGATCATCAACGTGCAGGCCAGCCGTTGCATGGACTGCGGCATCCCGTTCTGCCACCAGGGCTGCCCCCTCGGGAACATCATTCCCGAGTGGAACGACCTGGTGTTCCGCAACGACTGGGAGGGCGCCATCGAGCGCCTGCACGCGACCAACAACTTCCCGGAGTTCACCGGTCGCCTCTGCCCGGCCCCGTGCGAGACCGCTTGCGTGCTCGGTATCAACCAGCCGGCCGTGACGATCAAGAACATCGAGGTCTCGATCATCGACAAGGCCTTCGACTCCGGCTTCGTGCGGCCTCAGCCGCCGGAGTGGTTGTCGGGCAAGACGATCGCGGTCGTCGGCTCGGGTCCGGCCGGACTCGCCGCTGCCCAGCAGTTGACGCGTGCGGGTCACACCGTCGCCGTCTACGAACGGGCCGACAAGCCCGGTGGGCTGCTGCGCTACGGCATCCCCGAGTTCAAGATGGAGAAGAAGCACGTCGACCAGCGCCTCGAGCAGATGAAGCGCGAGGGCACCGTGTTCCGTTCGGGTGTCGAGGTCGGCAGTGGCGCCCTCACCGGACAGGCCCTCAAGGACCGGTACGACGCCGTCGTGATCGCGATCGGCTCGACCGTTGCGCGTGACCTGCCGGTGCCCGGACGCGAGTTCAACGGCATCCACCAGGCGATGGAGTTCCTCCCGCAGGCCAACCGTGTCGCGCTGGGGGAGACCGTCGAAGGCCAGATCCGTGCCGACGGCAAGCACGTCGTCATCATCGGTGGCGGTGACACCGGAGCCGACTGCCTCGGCACCTCGGTGCGCCAGGGCGCGGCGTCGATCACGCAGCTCGAGATCCTGCCGGAGCCTCCGGGCGACCGTCCCGCGGGGCAGCCGTGGCCGACGTACCCGATGACGTTCCGGATCTCCTCGGCGCACGAAGAGGCCGGTGACCGGGTCTACTCGGTGTCGACCAAGGAGTTCGTGGGCGACGAGGACGGCAACGTCCGCGCGCTGCGGATCGTCGAGGTCGCCTTCGAGGGCGGCAAGCTCGTCGAGAAGGAGGGTTCGGAGCGGGAGATCCCGGCCGACCTCGTCCTGTTCGCGATGGGCTTCGTCGGACCCGAGCAGCCCGGCCTCATCGAGCAGCTCGGTGTCGAGCTCGACGAGCGCGGCAACGTCAAGCGGTCGAACAACTACGCGACCTCGGTCGAGGGTGTGTTCGTCGCTGGTGACGCCGGTCGTGGCCAGTCGCTGATCGTGTGGGCCATCGCCGAGGGCCGTGCGGCCGCCGCAGGTGTGGACGAGTTCCTCACCGGCAGCACGCAGTTGCCCGCGCCGATTCCGCCGACCGCGCGACCGCTGGTCGTCTGA